Proteins from one Esox lucius isolate fEsoLuc1 chromosome 19, fEsoLuc1.pri, whole genome shotgun sequence genomic window:
- the mfge8b gene encoding milk fat globule EGF and factor V/VIII domain containing b isoform X2: MLTTNGETPHEAVVFLSKYSSKRPPEFRERVKEAEMKNQTRYPFLKPLFASFFLVGAISTVNGDYCETNICGNGGTCVTGPGAPFICICPEGYTGDTCNDTETGPCKPNPCKNDAICQVSGRGDVFSGYLCKCQDGFEGVHCQNNVNDCAGQPCRNGGSCRDLNGDFYCRCPSPYVGKHCQLRCISLLGMEGGGIAESQISASSVHYGILGLQRWGPELARLHNKGLVNAWTSASHDRNPWIEVNMQRKMRFTGIVTQGASRMGSAEFIKAFRVASSLDGKTYTVYRLEGQRKDNVFVGNVDNDNTKTNLFEPPIIAQYIRIIPVICRKACTLRMEFVGCEINGCSEPLGMKSRLLADRQILASSVHRTWGIDAFTWQPHYARLDKQGKTNAWTAATNNRSEWLQVDLESPKRITGIITQGAKDFGVVQFVSAFKVAYSNDGQSWSVVKDLNVTSDKIFPGNSDNNVHKKNVFEPPFYARFVRILPWAWHERITLRMELLGCDE; the protein is encoded by the exons ATGTTAACAACCAACGGAGAAACACCACACGAAGCAGTTGTGTTTTTGTCTAAGTACTCGTCCAAGCGTCCACCAGAGTTTAGAGAAAGAGTAAAGGAGGCCGAAATGAAGAATCAAACTCGTTACCCATTCTTGAAACCACTATTTGCATCTTTTTTTCTGGTTGGTGCCATTTCCACAGTGAATG GTGACTACTGTGAGACCAACATCTGCGGTAATGGGGGGACCTGCGTGACCGGGCCCGGTGCTCCCTTCATCTGCATCTGCCCTGAAGGCTACACAGGGGACACCTGCAACGACACCGAGACTG GACCCTGCAAACCAAACCCCTGCAAAAACGATGCGATCTGTCAAGTGTCTGGCCGAGGGGACGTCTTCAGTGGATACCTCTGCAAGTGCCAGGATGGCTTTGAAGGGGTCCACTGCCAGAACA ATGTGAACGACTGTGCTGGCCAGCCATGCAGGAACGGAGGCTCCTGCCGGGACCTAAACGGAGACTTCTATTGCCGCTGTCCGTCCCCCTACGTGGGCAAGCACTGCCAACTGC GCTGTATCTCTCTGTTGGGCATGGAGGGCGGCGGCATCGCAGAGTCCCAGATCTCGGCCTCGTCGGTGCACTACGGCATCCTGGGCCTGCAGCGCTGGGGACCCGAGCTGGCCCGCCTCCACAACAAGGGCCTGGTGAACGCCTGGACCTCGGCATCCCACGACAGGAACCCCTGGATTGAG GTCAACATGCAGCGGAAGATGCGTTTCACGGGCATCGTGACGCAGGGCGCCAGTCGCATGGGGTCAGCAGAGTTCATCAAGGCCTTCAGAGTGGCGTCAAGCCTGGACGGGAAGACCTACACGGTGTATCGCCTGGAAGGACAGAGGAAGGACAAT GTGTTTGTTGGAAATGTGGACAACGACAACACCAAGACCAACTTGTTCGAACCCCCCATCATCGCCCAGTACATCCGCATCATCCCCGTGATCTGTCGCAAGGCCTGCACCCTGCGCATGGAGTTTGTGGGCTGCGAGATCAATG GTTGCTCTGAACCGCTGGGCATGAAGTCTCGCCTACTTGCCGACCGGCAAATCTTGGCCTCCAGCGTCCACCGCACCTGGGGCATTGATGCGTTCACCTGGCAACCCCACTACGCCCGGCTGGACAAGCAGGGCAAGACCAACGCCTGGACGGCGGCAACCAACAACCGCTCTGAGTGGCTGCAG GTGGACCTGGAGTCCCCCAAGCGCATCACAGGCATCATCACCCAGGGGGCTAAGGACTTTGGAGTGGTCCAGTTTGTCTCTGCCTTCAAGGTGGCCTACAGCAACGACGGACAGTCCTGGAGCGTAGTCAAGGACCTCAATGTCACCTCAGACAAG ATCTTCCCGGGCAACAGCGACAACAATGTCCACAAAAAGAACGTGTTCGAGCCGCCCTTCTACGCCCGATTCGTTCGCATCCTGCCGTGGGCGTGGCACGAGCGCATCACTCTGCGAATGGAGCTGTTGGGCTGTGATGAGTAG
- the mfge8b gene encoding milk fat globule EGF and factor V/VIII domain containing b isoform X1: MLTTNGETPHEAVVFLSKYSSKRPPEFRERVKEAEMKNQTRYPFLKPLFASFFLVGAISTVNGDYCETNICGNGGTCVTGPGAPFICICPEGYTGDTCNDTETGPCKPNPCKNDAICQVSGRGDVFSGYLCKCQDGFEGVHCQNNVNDCAGQPCRNGGSCRDLNGDFYCRCPSPYVGKHCQLRCISLLGMEGGGIAESQISASSVHYGILGLQRWGPELARLHNKGLVNAWTSASHDRNPWIEVNMQRKMRFTGIVTQGASRMGSAEFIKAFRVASSLDGKTYTVYRLEGQRKDNVFVGNVDNDNTKTNLFEPPIIAQYIRIIPVICRKACTLRMEFVGCEINVYSNTAGCSEPLGMKSRLLADRQILASSVHRTWGIDAFTWQPHYARLDKQGKTNAWTAATNNRSEWLQVDLESPKRITGIITQGAKDFGVVQFVSAFKVAYSNDGQSWSVVKDLNVTSDKIFPGNSDNNVHKKNVFEPPFYARFVRILPWAWHERITLRMELLGCDE, translated from the exons ATGTTAACAACCAACGGAGAAACACCACACGAAGCAGTTGTGTTTTTGTCTAAGTACTCGTCCAAGCGTCCACCAGAGTTTAGAGAAAGAGTAAAGGAGGCCGAAATGAAGAATCAAACTCGTTACCCATTCTTGAAACCACTATTTGCATCTTTTTTTCTGGTTGGTGCCATTTCCACAGTGAATG GTGACTACTGTGAGACCAACATCTGCGGTAATGGGGGGACCTGCGTGACCGGGCCCGGTGCTCCCTTCATCTGCATCTGCCCTGAAGGCTACACAGGGGACACCTGCAACGACACCGAGACTG GACCCTGCAAACCAAACCCCTGCAAAAACGATGCGATCTGTCAAGTGTCTGGCCGAGGGGACGTCTTCAGTGGATACCTCTGCAAGTGCCAGGATGGCTTTGAAGGGGTCCACTGCCAGAACA ATGTGAACGACTGTGCTGGCCAGCCATGCAGGAACGGAGGCTCCTGCCGGGACCTAAACGGAGACTTCTATTGCCGCTGTCCGTCCCCCTACGTGGGCAAGCACTGCCAACTGC GCTGTATCTCTCTGTTGGGCATGGAGGGCGGCGGCATCGCAGAGTCCCAGATCTCGGCCTCGTCGGTGCACTACGGCATCCTGGGCCTGCAGCGCTGGGGACCCGAGCTGGCCCGCCTCCACAACAAGGGCCTGGTGAACGCCTGGACCTCGGCATCCCACGACAGGAACCCCTGGATTGAG GTCAACATGCAGCGGAAGATGCGTTTCACGGGCATCGTGACGCAGGGCGCCAGTCGCATGGGGTCAGCAGAGTTCATCAAGGCCTTCAGAGTGGCGTCAAGCCTGGACGGGAAGACCTACACGGTGTATCGCCTGGAAGGACAGAGGAAGGACAAT GTGTTTGTTGGAAATGTGGACAACGACAACACCAAGACCAACTTGTTCGAACCCCCCATCATCGCCCAGTACATCCGCATCATCCCCGTGATCTGTCGCAAGGCCTGCACCCTGCGCATGGAGTTTGTGGGCTGCGAGATCAATG TGTATTCAAACACGGCAGGTTGCTCTGAACCGCTGGGCATGAAGTCTCGCCTACTTGCCGACCGGCAAATCTTGGCCTCCAGCGTCCACCGCACCTGGGGCATTGATGCGTTCACCTGGCAACCCCACTACGCCCGGCTGGACAAGCAGGGCAAGACCAACGCCTGGACGGCGGCAACCAACAACCGCTCTGAGTGGCTGCAG GTGGACCTGGAGTCCCCCAAGCGCATCACAGGCATCATCACCCAGGGGGCTAAGGACTTTGGAGTGGTCCAGTTTGTCTCTGCCTTCAAGGTGGCCTACAGCAACGACGGACAGTCCTGGAGCGTAGTCAAGGACCTCAATGTCACCTCAGACAAG ATCTTCCCGGGCAACAGCGACAACAATGTCCACAAAAAGAACGTGTTCGAGCCGCCCTTCTACGCCCGATTCGTTCGCATCCTGCCGTGGGCGTGGCACGAGCGCATCACTCTGCGAATGGAGCTGTTGGGCTGTGATGAGTAG